The proteins below come from a single Bombyx mori chromosome 19, ASM3026992v2 genomic window:
- the LOC101745649 gene encoding small ribosomal subunit protein uS9m — protein sequence MSLIGIRQIIPAATKYFRYPLTIGTFQYCTRTTSDPSNVLNDLTDWETLNKKKKISKAMKAYLERAKEHDEFMKRQQFEYNIGKRHLANMMGEDPELFTQKDVERAIEYLFPSGIYDPAARPSMRPPEDVFPARKAAEFDEAGRPHHCLFYTGKPNFFKLLHDAADHLQQLYKYEDQVIRKKATPDPNGNLQLGGSMWVNKDQLEQLLVEKISDLEYDNFKVVMERLVSLPYSYRYKDFIEKFRKPLAVQKFALEIPKPNYDEEGRAYITTYECLRKKARGDVTIRSPGTGKITINKKDITYFDDVQSREQVLFPLIFTGMQNRVDVECNVEGGGPSGQSGAIRWGIAWGLRSFVDKDMLQQMQVAGLLTRDHRRRERKKPGQPGARKKPTWKKR from the coding sequence ATGTCTCTTATAGGAATTAGGCAAATAATACCAGCAGCAACAAAATATTTTCGGTATCCACTAACAATAGGAACATTTCAGTACTGCACTAGAACTACGTCCGATCCCAGTAATGTTCTAAATGATCTAACAGATTGGGAGACActgaacaaaaagaaaaagataagtAAGGCCATGAAAGCTTATTTAGAGAGAGCAAAAGAACATGACGAGTTTATGAAACGACAACAATTTGAATATAACATCGGAAAACGACATCTTGCGAATATGATGGGCGAAGATCCTGAATTGTTTACTCAAAAGGATGTAGAGCGCGCTATAGAATATCTATTCCCCAGCGGTATTTACGATCCTGCCGCACGACCATCGATGAGGCCACCAGAAGACGTCTTTCCCGCTCGCAAAGCCGCTGAATTCGACGAAGCTGGAAGACCTCAccattgtttgttttatactgGAAAACCAAATTTCTTTAAACTACTTCATGACGCTGCCGACCATTTACAACAACTTTACAAATATGAAGACCAAGTTATTAGAAAGAAAGCAACTCCTGATCCAAATGGCAATTTACAACTCGGGGGTAGTATGTGGGTGAATAAAGATCAACTTGAGCAGTTGTTAGTTGAAAAGATTTCTGATTTAGAATATGACAATTTCAAAGTGGTCATGGAAAGATTAGTCTCACTGCCATATTCTTACAGATATaaagattttattgaaaaatttagGAAGCCCCTTGCTGTACAAAAGTTTGCTTTAGAAATTCCAAAACCTAATTATGACGAAGAGGGAAGAGCCTATATTACAACTTATGAGTGTTTAAGGAAAAAGGCTAGAGGGGATGTAACCATAAGATCACCAGGCACAGGCAAaataacaattaacaaaaaagatatcacatattttgatgaTGTTCAGTCGAGAGAACAAGTGTTGTTCCCGCTAATATTCACTGGTATGCAAAACCGTGTGGATGTGGAATGTAATGTAGAAGGTGGTGGACCTTCCGGCCAATCTGGAGCCATTAGATGGGGTATAGCTTGGGGCCTCCGTAGTTTTGTTGACAAAGATATGCTACAGCAAATGCAAGTGGCAGGACTATTAACTAGAGATCACAGGAGGCGTGAACGTAAGAAGCCTGGTCAACCTGGAGCAAGGAAGAAGCCAACATGGAAAAAACGCTAA